The following proteins are co-located in the Eptesicus fuscus isolate TK198812 chromosome 9, DD_ASM_mEF_20220401, whole genome shotgun sequence genome:
- the PITHD1 gene encoding PITH domain-containing protein 1, whose amino-acid sequence MSHGHSHGGGGCRCAAEREEPPEQRGLAYGLYLRIDLERLQCLNESREGSGRGVFKPWEERSDRSKFVESDADEELLFNIPFTGNVKLKGIIIMGEDDDSHPSEMRLYKNIPQMSFDDTDREPDQTFSLNRDLTGELEYATKISRFSSVYHLSIHISKNFGADTTKVLYIGLRGEWTEFRRHEVTICNYEASANPADHKVHQVTPQTHFIS is encoded by the exons ATGTCGCACGGCCACAGTCACGGCGGGGGCGGCTGCCGCTGCGCCGCGGAGCGCGAGGAACCGCCGGAGCAGCGCGGCCTGGCCTACGGCCTGTACCTGCGCATCGACCTGGAGCGGCTGCAGTGCCTCAACGAGAGCCGCGAGGGCAGCGGCCGCGGCGTCTTCAAGCCGTGGGAGGAGCGGAGCGACCGCTCCAAG tTTGTTGAAAGTGATGCAGATGAAGAGCTTCTGTTTAATATTCC ATTTACAGGCAACGTCAAGCTCAAAGGCATCATTATAATGGGAGAGGATGATGACTCACACCCCTCTGAGATGAGACT gTATAAGAACATTCCACAGATGTCCTTTGATGACACGGACAGGGAGCCAGATCAGACCTTTAGTTTGAACCGGGATCTTACAGGAGAATTAGAATATGCTACAAA AATATCTCGTTTTTCAAGTGTCTATCATCTCTCAATTCATATTTCAAAAAACTTTGGGGCAGATACCACAAAGGTCTTGTATATTGGCCTGAGAGGAGAATGGACTGAG TTTCGCCGACATGAGGTAACCATCTGCAATTATGAAGCATCGGCCAACCCAGCAGACCACAAGGTCCATCAGGTTACCCCACAGACACACTTCATTTCCTAG
- the LYPLA2 gene encoding acyl-protein thioesterase 2: MCGNTMSVPLLTDAATVSGAERETAAVIFLHGLGDTGHSWADALSTIRLPHVKYICPHAPRIPVTLNMKMVMPSWFDLMGLSPDAPEDEAGIKKAAENIKALIEHEMKNGIPANRIVLGGFSQGGALSLYTALTCPHPLAGIVALSCWLPLHRAFPQAANGNAKDLAILQCHGELDPMVPVRFGALTAEKLRTVVTPARVQFKTYPGVMHGSCPQEMAAVKEFLEKLLPPV; the protein is encoded by the exons ATGTGTGGTAACACCATGTCTGTGCCCCTGCTCACCGATGCTGCCACTGTGTCTGGAGCTGAGCGGGAAACGGCTGCG GTTATCTTTTTACATGGACTTGGAGACACAGG gcacAGTTGGGCTGACGCCCTCTCCACCATCCGGCTCCCTCACGTCAAGTACATCTGTCCCCATGC GCCTCGGATCCCCGTGACACTCAACATGAAGATGGTGATGCCCTCCTG GTTTGACCTGATGGGGCTGAGTCCAGATGCCCCCGAGGACGAGGCTGGCATCAAGAAGGCAGCAGAGAACA taaAGGCCTTGATTGAGCACGAGATGAAGAATGGGATCCCTGCCAATCGGATCGTCCTGGGAGGCTTTTCacag gGTGGGGCCCTGTCCCTCTACACGGCCCTCACCTGCCCGCACCCTCTGGCTGGCATTGTGGCGCTGAGCtgttggctgcctctgcaccggGCCTTCCCCCAG GCAGCCAATGGCAATGCCAAGGACCTGGCCATCCTTCAGTGCCATGGGGAGCTGGACCCCATGGTTCCCGTACGGTTTGGGGCCCTGACAGCTGAGAAGCTCCGGACCGTTGTCACACCTGCCAGGGTCCAGTTCAAGACTTACCCAGGTGTCATGCACGGCTCCTGTCCTCAG gagatGGCGGCTGTGAAGGAGTTTCTGGAGAAGCTGTTGCCTCCTGTCTAA